The following proteins are co-located in the Diorhabda carinulata isolate Delta chromosome 4, icDioCari1.1, whole genome shotgun sequence genome:
- the LOC130893346 gene encoding endoglucanase-like — protein MKVVIGTILLCVYASAKSYKDENIVVETIPGGLSGTGTTTRYWDCCKPTCAWPGNVNYQTPVKSCKNNGVDAQDPEIQSGCVENGAAYVCNDQSQQAINSSLALGFVAAKFINTNRNMCCSCVKFTFTPQELAGKQMILQVTNTGNDDPDAQHNEFDIAMPGSGVGYYTQGCSSQWNVDVSNWGDQYGGVHSESECYNLPQALWEGCKFRFEWMLGYSNPDVVFEEVQCPQQLLDISGCHPL, from the exons ATGAAGGTCGTTATAGGAACCATCTTATTATGTGTAT atGCTTCAGCTAAATCATACAAAGATGAAAACATTGTTGTAGAAACAATTCCTGGAGGTTTGAGCGGTACCGGTACCACTACCCGTTACTGGGATTGCTGTAAACCAACTTGTGCTTGGCCAGGAAACGTTAATTATCAAACTCCCGTCAAATCGTGCAAAAATAACGGTGTCGATGCCCAAGATCCCGAAATTCAATCTGGATGTGTTGAAAATGGAGCTGCTTACGTTTGCAATGATCAATCTCAGCAGGCTATCAATAGCTCCTTGGCGCTTG GTTTCGTGGCAGCTAAATTCATCAATACAAATAGAAATATGTGTTGTTCTTGTGTGAAATTCACGTTCACTCCTCAAGAGCTCGCCGGGAAACAGATGATTCTACAGGTTACCAATACAGGAAATGATGATCCCGACGCACAACATAACGAATTCGACATTGCTATGCCGGGTAGTGGAGTCGG aTACTACACGCAAGGGTGCTCCTCCCAATGGAACGTTGACGTATCAAATTGGGGCGATCAATATGGCGGAGTACACAGTGAGTCAGAATGTTATAATCTTCCTCAAGCCCTTTGGGAAGGATGTAAATTTAGATTCGAATGGATGTTGGGCTATTCTAATCCTGACGTTGTATTTGAAGAAGTACAGTGCCCTCAACAATTACTCGATATCAGTGGCTGTCATCCCCTCTAA